In Georgenia soli, a genomic segment contains:
- a CDS encoding TadE family protein has protein sequence MEFVLVSVLVVTIVTALLQLVLGLHVRNTLVDSASEGARHAALVGAGPAEGVARTRELVSLSLSPRYAREVSASQVQRGGVVLVRVEVSAPLPVLGLLGPSGVLNVSGHAVLEEPLG, from the coding sequence GTGGAGTTCGTGCTGGTCTCGGTGCTGGTGGTCACGATCGTGACGGCGCTGCTGCAGCTGGTGCTCGGTTTGCACGTGCGCAACACGTTGGTGGACTCGGCCTCCGAGGGGGCGCGTCACGCCGCGCTCGTGGGGGCGGGCCCGGCCGAGGGGGTCGCGCGCACCCGTGAGCTGGTCAGTCTCTCGCTCTCGCCGCGCTACGCGCGGGAGGTGAGTGCCTCGCAGGTGCAGCGGGGCGGGGTGGTCCTGGTCCGGGTGGAGGTGAGCGCTCCGCTGCCGGTGCTGGGGCTGCTCGGTCCGTCGGGGGTGCTGAACGTCAGCGGGCACGCGGTGCTCGAGGAGCCGCTGGGATGA
- a CDS encoding type II secretion system F family protein: protein MNATALGALVGLAGGVGVCLVLWRVAARRITLDARIAPYLRERPRTSRLLAERPVHTPFPTLERLLAPMVDDAGRVLERLGSSSVSIRRRLQLLGGTTTHDQFRTEQLMWAAVGLAAGLLGALTIGVLRGAPFVPLLLGVLLCAVGGAVARDQALSRQVRRRQQRMAMELPDVAELLALAVSAGEGPVGALERIARTTNGELALDVRRTLAEARSGVPLAVALERMAARTDEPSVARFAEGVAVALERGTPLAEVLRAQAQDARETARRELMETGGKKELGMMVPVVFLVLPVTVLFAIFPGLAVLRVGL from the coding sequence GTGAACGCCACGGCGCTGGGGGCGCTCGTGGGGCTGGCCGGCGGGGTGGGCGTCTGCCTCGTGCTGTGGCGCGTGGCGGCCCGGCGCATCACCCTGGACGCCCGGATCGCGCCGTACCTGCGGGAACGCCCGCGCACGTCACGACTGCTGGCGGAACGACCGGTGCACACCCCGTTCCCCACCCTCGAGCGGCTGCTCGCGCCGATGGTCGACGACGCCGGCCGGGTGCTGGAACGGCTCGGCTCGTCCTCGGTGAGCATCCGCCGCCGCCTCCAGCTGCTCGGCGGCACGACGACGCACGACCAGTTCCGCACCGAGCAGCTCATGTGGGCCGCCGTCGGTCTGGCGGCCGGCCTCCTCGGCGCCCTGACGATCGGTGTCCTCAGAGGCGCCCCGTTCGTGCCGCTGCTCCTAGGGGTCCTGCTGTGCGCCGTCGGCGGAGCCGTGGCGCGCGACCAGGCGCTGAGCCGTCAGGTCCGCCGGCGGCAGCAGCGCATGGCGATGGAGCTGCCGGACGTCGCGGAGCTGCTGGCGCTCGCGGTCTCGGCCGGTGAAGGACCGGTCGGTGCGCTCGAACGCATCGCCCGGACGACGAACGGTGAGCTCGCGCTCGACGTCCGACGCACCCTGGCCGAAGCCCGCTCGGGCGTGCCGCTCGCCGTCGCCCTCGAGCGCATGGCCGCACGCACGGACGAACCGTCGGTCGCGCGCTTCGCCGAGGGGGTCGCCGTCGCGCTGGAGCGCGGCACGCCGCTCGCGGAGGTGCTCCGTGCGCAGGCGCAGGACGCCCGCGAGACCGCCCGCCGGGAGCTGATGGAGACGGGCGGGAAGAAGGAGCTCGGGATGATGGTGCCAGTGGTGTTCCTGGTGCTTCCCGTCACCGTTCTCTTCGCGATCTTTCCTGGGCTCGCCGTGCTGCGGGTGGGTCTGTGA
- a CDS encoding pilus assembly protein → MSGGTTSVPPPSAAARVRAGRGRRAGWRWAGMTTPGLVAVVRARLGVGGAERRRADEAERGSAVVEFLGMSLLLLVPVVYLVLTLAQVQAAAFAAEGAAREAGRLLARAESLEAGASAARFAVELAFEDQGLDVDGAEALRISCAGEPCLAPGARVVVEVSASVDLPLVPDFVADAVPAAVPVTATHVTAVPQFREAR, encoded by the coding sequence ATGAGCGGGGGGACGACGTCGGTGCCGCCGCCGTCCGCGGCGGCACGTGTGCGGGCCGGTCGGGGGCGGCGGGCGGGGTGGCGGTGGGCGGGGATGACGACGCCCGGGCTGGTCGCGGTGGTGCGTGCCCGGCTGGGCGTCGGCGGTGCCGAGCGGCGCCGCGCAGACGAGGCTGAGCGGGGCAGCGCGGTGGTGGAGTTCCTGGGGATGAGCCTGCTGCTGCTCGTCCCGGTCGTCTACCTGGTCCTGACGCTGGCGCAGGTGCAGGCCGCCGCGTTCGCCGCGGAGGGGGCCGCGCGGGAGGCGGGGCGTCTGCTGGCCCGGGCGGAGAGCCTCGAGGCGGGGGCGTCCGCGGCGCGGTTCGCGGTGGAGCTGGCGTTCGAGGACCAGGGCCTGGATGTCGACGGGGCCGAGGCGCTGCGGATCTCCTGCGCCGGGGAGCCGTGCCTGGCGCCGGGGGCGCGGGTGGTGGTCGAGGTGTCCGCGAGCGTCGACCTGCCGCTCGTGCCGGACTTTGTGGCCGACGCGGTCCCGGCCGCCGTGCCGGTCACCGCCACGCACGTCACCGCGGTGCCCCAGTTCCGGGAGGCACGGTGA
- a CDS encoding recombinase family protein → MSRRCAVYARISVSSEESVSIERQLRAAEQYVAARGWQVVVTYTDDGVSATRNRPEDRTGWRALMDSTETFDAVIIWKIDRLARRITDFWSTVQVLEERDRSLVSIQDNLDMSTTVGQIVAGVMAGFAQMEAEAIRDRVTAARRHLLHNGRIPGGTIPYGWRTVPNPDGAGRVLAQDPERIEYVRGAVERVQHGASIYSVVQWLDDVSAPLPRASQKGRKRTGWHYGTVERLIRNPVLAGMLPYNPGNATKVRGEDVVRDEHGLPVVDEKVALLPVAEWRALVRQLDERDSGQSKPRALRSKTSPLLSGLVWCAMHDDAPVRMHRGTTQKRHSYYCPKCHQAISNIEPHVIEQFLALKGEHVRWSVVEEVYEGGAALLPEIEQRLDELDAAIRGASSRDERRRLQDQQATLLDLRDEKRAEAPQVVLREVQSTHTYGEDWAEATTVEEQRAVLDDALEAIEVRRGRVGRGLDTSRLTFRWKMPHQLGAVAAPSDEELASWAAS, encoded by the coding sequence ATGTCCCGCCGCTGCGCCGTCTACGCCCGCATCTCCGTCAGCTCGGAGGAGTCCGTCTCCATCGAGCGCCAGCTCCGTGCCGCCGAGCAGTACGTCGCCGCGCGCGGCTGGCAGGTGGTTGTCACCTACACCGACGACGGCGTCTCCGCGACGCGCAACCGCCCCGAGGACCGTACAGGGTGGCGGGCGCTGATGGACTCCACCGAGACGTTCGACGCGGTCATCATCTGGAAGATCGACCGGCTGGCCCGCCGCATCACCGACTTCTGGTCGACCGTCCAGGTGCTGGAGGAGCGCGACAGGTCGCTCGTGTCTATCCAGGACAACCTCGACATGTCCACCACCGTCGGGCAGATCGTCGCTGGCGTGATGGCTGGCTTCGCCCAGATGGAGGCAGAGGCCATCCGGGACCGCGTTACCGCTGCCCGCCGCCACCTTCTCCACAACGGCCGGATACCGGGCGGGACAATCCCCTACGGCTGGCGCACCGTGCCCAACCCCGACGGGGCAGGGCGCGTACTGGCCCAGGACCCGGAGCGCATCGAGTACGTGCGTGGGGCGGTGGAGCGCGTGCAGCACGGCGCGTCGATCTACTCGGTGGTGCAGTGGCTCGACGATGTCAGCGCTCCGCTACCGAGGGCGTCGCAGAAGGGGCGGAAGCGCACCGGCTGGCACTACGGCACGGTCGAGCGGCTGATCCGCAACCCCGTCCTTGCCGGCATGCTGCCCTATAACCCCGGCAACGCCACCAAGGTGCGCGGCGAGGACGTGGTCCGCGACGAGCACGGCCTGCCGGTCGTGGACGAGAAGGTTGCCCTCCTGCCCGTGGCGGAGTGGCGAGCACTGGTGCGCCAGCTGGACGAGCGCGACAGCGGCCAGTCGAAGCCTCGCGCGCTCCGCTCCAAGACCTCGCCGCTGCTGTCGGGCCTGGTGTGGTGCGCCATGCACGACGACGCGCCAGTGCGGATGCACCGAGGCACCACGCAGAAGCGGCACAGCTACTACTGCCCCAAGTGCCACCAGGCCATCTCCAACATCGAGCCGCACGTCATCGAGCAGTTCCTCGCGCTCAAGGGTGAGCACGTCCGCTGGAGCGTCGTCGAGGAGGTCTACGAGGGCGGCGCGGCGCTGCTGCCGGAGATCGAGCAGCGGCTCGACGAGCTCGACGCGGCGATCCGTGGCGCGTCCAGCCGGGACGAGCGCCGCCGTCTCCAGGACCAGCAGGCGACCCTCCTGGACCTGCGGGACGAGAAGCGCGCCGAGGCTCCGCAGGTGGTCCTGCGCGAGGTGCAGAGCACCCACACCTACGGCGAGGACTGGGCCGAAGCCACGACCGTCGAGGAGCAGCGCGCGGTGCTGGACGACGCGCTGGAAGCCATCGAGGTTCGGCGTGGGCGCGTCGGGCGTGGCCTGGACACCTCTCGGCTCACGTTCCGGTGGAAGATGCCCCACCAGCTCGGCGCGGTGGCCGCGCCGAGCGACGAGGAGTTGGCGTCGTGGGCTGCGAGCTAA
- a CDS encoding type II secretion system F family protein, giving the protein MGVVVGLLLGAGLLGIWFSFFEPPERARRSTPSWADRTQDLLVQAGAPTVTPTSLLVTSGLLGLVTFATAAALTGAPPIAACFAVIVAGAPSLVVRSRARRRRTELRTVWPEVLDDLASAIRAGLSLPEALIALGERGPEEVRTEFRQFAEDYRATGRFVDALETLKARLADPVADRIVEALRLTREVGGTDLGRLLRTLARMIRDDLRTRGELEARQSWTVAGARMAVAAPWVVLLLLSTRAETAQAYNSALGVVVLAAGAGCSALAYALMVRIGRLPEETRVLR; this is encoded by the coding sequence GTGGGGGTCGTCGTCGGGCTGCTGCTGGGAGCCGGTCTGCTGGGCATCTGGTTCTCCTTCTTCGAGCCTCCGGAGCGTGCGCGACGGTCGACGCCGAGCTGGGCGGACCGGACTCAGGACCTGCTCGTCCAGGCCGGTGCGCCGACGGTCACCCCCACCTCGCTCCTCGTGACCTCGGGCCTGCTCGGCCTCGTCACCTTCGCCACGGCCGCGGCACTGACGGGGGCTCCGCCCATCGCTGCCTGCTTCGCCGTGATCGTGGCCGGCGCGCCGTCGCTCGTGGTGCGCTCCCGGGCCCGTAGACGCCGCACCGAGCTCCGGACGGTCTGGCCGGAGGTGCTCGACGACCTCGCCTCCGCGATCCGGGCCGGGCTGTCGCTGCCCGAGGCGCTCATCGCGCTGGGGGAGCGTGGCCCGGAGGAGGTCCGCACGGAGTTCCGCCAGTTCGCCGAGGACTACCGGGCCACCGGGAGGTTCGTGGACGCGCTCGAGACCCTCAAGGCCCGTCTCGCGGACCCGGTCGCCGACCGGATCGTCGAGGCGCTCCGGCTCACGCGCGAGGTCGGTGGGACGGACCTGGGGCGTCTGCTCCGCACGTTGGCACGGATGATCCGTGATGACCTGCGCACCCGCGGTGAGCTCGAGGCGAGGCAGTCCTGGACGGTGGCCGGGGCCCGGATGGCCGTGGCCGCCCCGTGGGTGGTGCTCCTGCTGCTCTCGACGCGCGCCGAGACCGCGCAGGCGTACAACTCCGCCCTCGGTGTGGTCGTCCTGGCGGCAGGCGCAGGTTGCTCCGCTCTCGCCTACGCCCTGATGGTGCGGATCGGGCGGCTGCCCGAGGAGACGAGGGTGCTGCGGTGA